The window ATATGTTAGGTTTCATCTTATATTGTAAAGAAATAATAGAACCAAATATCATAATATCATACTCATCTTTAATTTGATGTTACAACTTTGCCTTAATTGATTCAATCACAGGTCGTTAGCTCTAAACAttcttggttttcttttttcatcactCAAAGTTTATTGAATTCCAAACTTCACTAAGGAgcataaaatatttacacacattATTCCTGgagaacaaacaaaaagggtttaataataaaaataaaaacttaaatacCTGCTGGGTTTAAATAGTTTGTATAGGTATGTATGTAAGGCAGAATTCATATGGGTATGTAGGTTTTGTTTCCACATTTAGGAGGCCACATTTAAAAAGGCAGGTTTAGGGGCCCCCAACAAGAACAttttaagcatcaaacacttactttcctgcattctggtgattttttttggtcCCAGTTTGTGATTTTCTGTATCAATTTATGGTGTTACTGTCTTtaattctgtcaaaataaaagtctttattgtcttttttttctgtcaaaatgAAATTCCTCTTGTAGTCCCACCACAAGTCTGCACCTATGACTTCATACTTTCAGTAATCATCATGTTATTCGTCTTTGCAAAGCCAATGACAATCCCAAGGGCAAAAGGTGACGTAAACTATGGTTCTGTTAACATTGAATAAAGCCAGATCGGCAGAACAGTTAACAACACTTACTGTGGCACTTCCTTTGAGTGACATGTTGTCTCATTTGTAACTGCAGTACTTACAGTTAGTGGAGAAAAAATGGAGAACGACTCTTTTGGGTTCAGCTATGAGTTAACCCTCGACCCATTTGTTATTCCACCTGGAGGAAAGTATCCCATATTTTTTCTAGGGattgcaatttatttttttggcattttttgcaACCTGACCTTGTTGACTTTGATCATTCTGAAGAGAAACCTGCACAAACCAATGTATTTCATCCTGTTTAGTCTTCCCCTCAATGATCTGATTGGCATAACTGCAATGCTACCCAAAGTGCTTTCAGACATTGTGACAGAGACAAATAAGGTTTACTATCCCCTCTGTGTTTTACAAGCTTTCTTATTGCACATGTATGGAGGTGGGATTTTGTTCATTCTTGCAGCAATGTCTTTTGATCGCTATGCTGCCATCTGCATGCCGCTGCGCTACAGCTCTCTGATGACCCCCAGAGTCGTTATTTTTATCATCTGTCTAATTTGGGGTCTTGACTTTGTCCTGATTGTATCATTGTTCTCTTTACAGACAAGGCTCCCCAGGTGCAAGTCTGTGATTATGAATGTGTTTTGTGATAACCCGTCTCTACTGAAAATCACATGTGGAAACAAGACAGTCAATAATATCATTGGGTTGTTTAACACAGCTGTCATGCAAGCtgtaagtgtgtctgttcaGGTATTTTCCTATGTGAAGATTCTGATCACATGTGTGGTTACAAGGAGGTCTGAAGTGAAGATGAAAGCTGTCAACACGTGCGTTGCACAGCTGCTGATATTGATCATATTTGAGATTGTGGGAACTTTCACCATTTTATCACATAGGTTCAAAAATGTCTCTGCTGACTTGCAAAAGATAATGGGCATGCTAATATTTCTTGTACCCCCGCTTCTGAATCCAATAGTTTATGGGCTGTATACAAGTGAAATACGAAACACTCTCCTGCGAGTCTTAAAAAACAGAGTATCCATCTAAATCTTTACACAAGATGGTTAACAATCGCAATACCAACCACAAAACTGCGTTATCTCTGCAGCCTCTCTGATAGTGTAAACACTATCAGCTGTGCATGGGACCATAAGAAGTGCATGAAGTAGAACACAATCTAACATCACGTCCAAAAGCTTTGTTTGTTGTGATTCTAtatggaaaaaagaaagtttgAAAAAGGTGTGGAACATATTGTGTCTGGTCAATGGCAGCGAGTGTTGGGGTCTCACATTTGGTCATGATAAGATGAGTGAAACTGTGTGCATCTTACTGCAGTTATAACAATATACTACTTGACTTTGTTTGTTACAACGTTGGCAAAAATAGCTTTTCCTTTGTATTTCTATTGGTGtgtacatcttttttttatttaagtacaACAGTGTAAAATTCTAAATggagatatcagtctcatactGCACATCCTCTCAACATctaataactttattcatcattcatcaatacattttaattaaactCTTTTTTAATTGAAAACTGTCTTCgacattatttttgaaatattatttGCTATAAAGAAGAGTGAATTTCTTAACTGTTTACATTTCTGTATATTTACCATGCACATGTACATGCACATGGTGTCTGCAAATAATTTTATATCCATTAATGATACTGCAATAATCAAAAAACTAATGTGTACAGCATATACaagatgtgttgatgtttggtGTGGTCCATTAATAAAATCCAAATATTCTGAAGGAAATTTCACATTGTTCAGtcatttaatgaaaaaaaacccagcacaATTTACAATATAAGATTCAATTGTCATGGTGTTCTTTTATTAAGCACAGTTAGGTTAAGAACGTAAGATTTAGGAGCTCAgtccaaaagaaagaaagacaaacagaaaaggaTGTGCAGTACGATTCAACCAttaattttaacattaaattgtgccagtatatactgtgtgtgtgcgtgtgtgttttccaATAACTTTATGCATCAACAAAAATATAAGTTAATCCTTGTATTTTTACAACACAGCTTACAAATCATTAATAAGGAATTGACTTTGGGATACTATATTATTAAATCATtttgtaaaattaaattaataaatgccTGATTCAACATTCTGACCCTTTCTTCATGAGTTGTCCCTGATTAACTCTGAATCAACTGCTGAGCGGCAAAAAAAGACATACCGATTACCTAAACATTCATTACTATGTCTTGCTGTAGCAGTTACTGGGTAGTCCTTCATTACGTTATGATTATCTTATAACCTTTTGTGCTTCATCAACAAATGTAAAGCATTATCCTATGAACGTTCAAATACATATGACATATTCTGTAGCATCAATGATGCTGTCACCCTAAAGTAATAGTTAATACGGTATATATCAGTGTTAATTAAGAATTAGCATGGAGCTGTGTGGAAAGGCAAACTTCTTTAACCAGGTGTACtcaatatttacatacatttactttAAACGTGTAGATCTCCACCAGGCAGCTGCCTgggctgttttcattttttcaacTGAAATTTCTTCTGCTAAGAGGCATTATATGTGAAATATAGTTACAAATACTTATAaggataaatgtatttttaataagtgaaatgcagacacacatctttgatccatgtcgtTTATAACTGGATTGTGAACAGTATTAACTTTGTGTGTGGGCTACGCAtaacaaagtaggaaataaacaaaattaaaacagacaacaaaagaaACCATTTAACTACACAGCCTGCTGACTAACCTATggtagaagcacaaatatcaaagaaaaatgaccaaatcatcaaaatctgcaagtctacaaaatcAGGCAGGCAAAACGCTCTGCTTCTGAAATGCTTCAGGTGTGGTATGATGCAGTGGACGAAACAAATCTACATCACAGCTGTAACATGGAGCTGTGCCGAGTGGAACTGTCCCTACGAGcccccttacagtcaagatggaggagaaaatCACAGCATATTGGTTATGGAATTCATCCTCAGGTGCTCCGGTTGAAAATAAGGCCAAACTTTTTTGAGCCATGATGAAGGCCAACGTGTGCCTACAACACACCAGTTAAGGCTTGATGTCTTTGAGCTGAGCTAATTCCCCCCTCCTGTTCCCGACTTATGGTGTTGAGTAATGGctggaaaagtgtttttgcagaacattatgatgtcacagtaaagttgacctttgaccctctggatataaaatatcataatTTTATCCTATTGTCCTATTGTCATAATTACCAAcctgttttgtgaggtcacagtgaccttgacctccaACCACCAAATCCTTGGTCaataatcagttcatctttgagtttAAGTTGACATTAATGCCAAATTCGCAGAGACTCCTACAAGGCCTGTCTGAGGTAttttgttcatgagaatgagacagatgcaaggtcagagtgaccttgacctttgaccaccaaaatctaatcataaAAGTTCCTacttatccaccttattcctgagggtACTACTTTACAAATGATAATGTGTGCAACTTCCATTGAGATAGCGGAAATAGCAGTAAGCTAGTTTGTCCCACGTCTGTGGTTCgtcccagtggctactcttggtggctaaccGCCATCGCTGGTTCTTTTCTAAAGTAATTTTCCTTCAGTTaagcaaatactgatttatttcttaacaaatatttaactaatgttaacttagcattttctaaaatgtctttacagagctctggtacctgttgcactgtccaTGTCTGTAACGGCTAACAACCAGTCTAAGCtaaatttttgtcttcagcaactgtgtgttgtatatgtaaccagaacaaaaagggattgttcctgttgccaaaggtaccattgatatgagaaataaaactaCAAGAGTTTCACAAGACATAgcaaaaaagtattaaatcagaatttgcagaagagaatgacaccTAGACTGACAGGTCCGTCACTCAACGTCAGTACATGATATCTCTGTCTTTCCCCGCCTGACTTCATTTTCAACCTACATTAGAAAATTGCTTGTgataaaataaactcagcaacataccttgaaatatgtatttagtgattagggctgagaatgtgttactgatttaccGTTCTACCTTTatatcatggaaaaaaaatgaatgccaaaagttatttcttttactaccactttatattactattactgaagtctgctgctaaattcagcaACATGTTTTGtcagaacagtttttaataaatcagaagttaaaaaaaagtgtaaactGCATTGTTAACACAGACAACCAGCACTCCATTCCCGACAgtattaataaatacataaaaatgagTCAATGATAAACagcaaaagcagcaaaacatccttagatttgtgaagctggaaccatgaaatgtgtttactttaaaaaaaaaatgactaaaaggaTTATCAGAATATTTGCcactttattttctgtaatttcATTAATTTACTAATAGTTCCAGCTGCACTTTTACGTTTTCATatgttttgtgtgcaaaaatcttaatttgtaaa is drawn from Epinephelus fuscoguttatus linkage group LG5, E.fuscoguttatus.final_Chr_v1 and contains these coding sequences:
- the LOC125888843 gene encoding olfactory receptor 52B2-like, encoding MENDSFGFSYELTLDPFVIPPGGKYPIFFLGIAIYFFGIFCNLTLLTLIILKRNLHKPMYFILFSLPLNDLIGITAMLPKVLSDIVTETNKVYYPLCVLQAFLLHMYGGGILFILAAMSFDRYAAICMPLRYSSLMTPRVVIFIICLIWGLDFVLIVSLFSLQTRLPRCKSVIMNVFCDNPSLLKITCGNKTVNNIIGLFNTAVMQAVSVSVQVFSYVKILITCVVTRRSEVKMKAVNTCVAQLLILIIFEIVGTFTILSHRFKNVSADLQKIMGMLIFLVPPLLNPIVYGLYTSEIRNTLLRVLKNRVSI